Proteins from a single region of Chryseomicrobium sp. FSL W7-1435:
- a CDS encoding DUF1444 family protein — protein sequence MKPLQLIAQLKQSLSEEDYTYSYNRETNSLKLTHKRVKRTIDLALGPVIAKYGQKQDKAIDEVIYMIRETFDAMEQEQKTSQYENPVIYPIIRATSFPVKSKKGVPFITKGHTSETRIFYALDLGTTYRLIDEELLEKLQMTEQQVTESALFQLRNLPTHYKVDEVAGNKFYFFNANDGYDASRILNDKLMKEMQDKVEGEMTLAVPHQDVLIIGDIRNDAGYDILAQMTMHFFTVGIVPVTSLSFLYEQGELEPIFILGKHANQKENN from the coding sequence TTGAAGCCTTTGCAGCTTATCGCTCAGTTAAAGCAAAGTTTGAGTGAAGAAGATTACACTTATTCTTATAACCGTGAAACAAATAGTTTAAAACTAACTCATAAACGTGTGAAACGCACAATAGATTTAGCACTTGGACCTGTGATTGCCAAATATGGCCAGAAGCAGGATAAAGCAATTGATGAAGTTATTTATATGATTCGTGAAACATTTGATGCTATGGAGCAAGAACAAAAAACCTCCCAGTATGAAAATCCTGTCATTTACCCAATCATTCGCGCGACATCTTTTCCGGTAAAATCAAAAAAGGGAGTGCCGTTTATCACGAAAGGGCATACCTCGGAGACGCGCATTTTTTATGCACTTGATCTGGGAACGACGTATCGATTGATCGATGAAGAATTACTAGAGAAATTGCAAATGACTGAGCAACAAGTGACGGAGTCCGCATTATTCCAGTTGCGCAACTTGCCAACGCACTATAAGGTAGATGAAGTGGCAGGGAACAAATTTTATTTCTTCAATGCCAACGATGGGTACGATGCTAGCCGAATTTTAAACGATAAATTAATGAAAGAAATGCAAGACAAGGTCGAAGGTGAAATGACGTTAGCTGTTCCTCATCAAGATGTTCTCATTATAGGGGATATCCGCAATGATGCCGGCTATGACATTTTAGCTCAGATGACAATGCACTTCTTCACAGTGGGAATTGTTCCCGTAACGTCCCTGTCATTTTTGTATGAGCAGGGTGAATTGGAACCTATCTTTATTCTTGGAAAACATGCTAATCAAAAGGAGAACAACTAA
- a CDS encoding M42 family metallopeptidase has protein sequence MNQETLTLFKTLTELPGTPGNEHQVRKFVRSELEKYSDSIIQDNLGGIFGVKNGPENSPKILVAGHMDEVGFMVSSITENGMIRFQPLGGWWNQVMLAQRVDIVTREKTIPGVIGSIPPHLLSDEVRNRPMDIKNMLIDVGADDKEDVRAMGIRPGDQIVPVCPFTPMANPKKIMAKAWDNRYGVGLAIELLKELKDESLPNQLFSGANVMEEVGLRGAQASATMVQPDLFFALDASPANDASGDKNEFGQLGKGTLLRILDRSMVTHRGMREFILDTAETHKIPYQYFISQGGTDAGRVHTANEGVPSAVIGICSRYIHTAASIIHTDDYAAAKELLVKLVKSADASTLKTIKENV, from the coding sequence ATGAATCAAGAAACACTTACATTATTTAAAACGTTGACTGAATTACCGGGAACACCAGGTAATGAACACCAAGTTAGAAAATTTGTTAGATCTGAACTCGAAAAATATTCAGATTCAATTATTCAAGACAACCTAGGGGGCATTTTTGGGGTTAAAAATGGTCCGGAAAATAGTCCGAAGATTTTAGTGGCTGGTCATATGGATGAAGTTGGATTTATGGTTTCAAGCATCACTGAAAATGGAATGATTCGATTTCAACCATTAGGCGGCTGGTGGAACCAAGTCATGCTTGCCCAGCGTGTGGATATTGTGACGCGTGAAAAAACCATTCCGGGAGTGATTGGTTCAATCCCCCCACATTTATTGAGTGATGAAGTTCGCAATCGTCCAATGGATATTAAAAATATGTTAATCGATGTTGGAGCTGACGATAAAGAGGATGTTCGCGCAATGGGTATCCGTCCTGGTGACCAGATCGTGCCTGTTTGTCCTTTCACTCCGATGGCAAATCCTAAGAAAATTATGGCTAAGGCGTGGGATAATCGCTACGGAGTCGGTCTGGCGATTGAACTTTTAAAAGAACTAAAAGACGAATCATTACCAAACCAATTATTCTCAGGTGCCAATGTCATGGAAGAGGTTGGCTTACGAGGCGCACAAGCTTCAGCTACTATGGTTCAGCCTGACCTGTTCTTTGCACTAGATGCTAGCCCTGCAAATGATGCTTCGGGTGACAAGAATGAATTTGGTCAATTAGGAAAAGGTACATTGTTGCGTATTTTGGATCGTTCAATGGTTACCCATCGCGGAATGAGAGAGTTTATTCTGGATACAGCCGAAACTCACAAGATTCCTTATCAGTACTTTATTTCACAAGGTGGCACAGATGCCGGACGTGTTCATACGGCAAATGAAGGTGTGCCTAGTGCAGTAATCGGAATTTGCTCACGCTACATCCATACAGCTGCTTCGATTATTCACACGGATGATTACGCCGCAGCTAAAGAGCTTCTCGTTAAGCTTGTAAAATCGGCAGATGCATCTACATTAAAAACAATTAAAGAGAATGTCTAA
- the thpR gene encoding RNA 2',3'-cyclic phosphodiesterase, which produces MSKFHYFIGIEVPEELREQFQSVQQALELSNYYRRVTHAQDLHCTLSFIGDLEEEELQGLTEQLQLIKSPSFQLTTDSIAGFGEGKAPRVVYARVAPAQQLIHLEEQVWSVTADFQADRKTPFIPHITLAKRAKPLEPIKFTGKLAVSWKIEAFHLYRVHKGKSPSYEKLTTFSLSQDGTQ; this is translated from the coding sequence ATGTCTAAATTTCACTATTTTATTGGGATTGAAGTTCCTGAAGAACTACGAGAGCAGTTCCAATCCGTCCAACAGGCATTGGAACTTTCCAATTATTATCGACGAGTAACCCATGCACAAGATCTTCACTGTACACTATCTTTCATTGGTGATCTTGAGGAAGAGGAGTTGCAGGGTCTCACTGAACAACTCCAACTGATTAAATCTCCGTCATTCCAATTGACGACGGACAGTATTGCAGGTTTTGGTGAAGGAAAAGCTCCACGAGTCGTGTATGCACGCGTAGCACCTGCTCAACAACTTATTCACCTTGAAGAACAGGTGTGGTCGGTAACTGCTGATTTTCAGGCAGATCGTAAAACGCCATTTATCCCGCACATTACTCTAGCGAAACGAGCAAAGCCATTAGAACCCATTAAATTCACGGGGAAGTTGGCAGTAAGTTGGAAAATAGAGGCTTTTCACCTGTACCGTGTGCATAAAGGAAAATCACCCAGTTATGAAAAATTAACAACCTTTTCTCTTAGCCAGGACGGTACACAATGA
- the ytpR gene encoding YtpR family tRNA-binding protein → MRVYYNTKGIGDVLLIELGSTTNEVTTERFGDVTLVTDVETNEAMACNLFSFSTYEKLPSEGPIELTADLVTKLQQILDQNDVPLELKADFTPKFVIGFVKDLQPHPDADKLRVATVDVGESDLQIVCGAPNIEQGQHVVVAKVGATMPSGLEIKDAVLRGVPSSGMICSAKELALPNAPEEKGILVVDSSYSPGTSLDAISIEL, encoded by the coding sequence ATGCGCGTGTATTATAATACAAAAGGAATCGGTGACGTCCTTTTAATCGAATTAGGTTCTACAACAAATGAAGTTACAACCGAGCGCTTTGGAGATGTAACCCTTGTAACGGATGTCGAGACTAATGAAGCGATGGCATGTAACTTATTCAGTTTTTCAACTTATGAAAAATTGCCAAGTGAAGGGCCGATTGAACTAACTGCGGATCTAGTGACGAAACTTCAACAGATTTTAGATCAAAATGACGTTCCTCTTGAACTGAAAGCCGATTTCACACCTAAATTTGTAATTGGTTTCGTGAAAGATTTGCAACCACATCCCGATGCGGATAAATTAAGAGTTGCAACGGTCGATGTCGGAGAAAGTGACTTGCAGATTGTTTGTGGTGCACCTAATATTGAACAAGGTCAACACGTAGTCGTAGCAAAAGTTGGCGCGACAATGCCATCAGGGCTTGAAATTAAAGACGCTGTATTGCGCGGAGTTCCATCATCTGGGATGATTTGTTCGGCTAAGGAACTAGCACTTCCAAATGCACCTGAAGAAAAAGGGATATTAGTGGTAGATTCTTCCTATTCACCAGGCACATCTTTGGATGCTATTTCAATTGAATTGTAA
- the trmB gene encoding tRNA (guanosine(46)-N7)-methyltransferase TrmB, whose translation MRLRHKPWAEEFIQAHPEVVIADPTSRKGKWHEEFSNNNSVHVEVGTGKGQFVIGMAQQNPHINYIGIELYDSVIVVALEKVLEQESLPNLRLLNVNGKDLTEYFAKGDISQVYLNFSDPWPKKRHAKRRLTHANFLTLYKELMPDGGEVHFKTDNRGLFEFSLVSMTDFGMQLVDLSLDLHVEEPETNVRTEYEEKFAAKGQPIYRVEAKFN comes from the coding sequence ATGCGTTTACGTCATAAACCATGGGCTGAAGAGTTTATTCAAGCCCATCCAGAAGTTGTTATAGCTGATCCAACATCTCGTAAAGGAAAGTGGCATGAAGAATTTAGTAACAACAATTCAGTTCATGTAGAAGTTGGGACAGGAAAAGGCCAGTTTGTCATCGGTATGGCCCAACAAAATCCGCACATCAACTATATCGGAATCGAACTTTATGATTCGGTAATCGTTGTAGCATTAGAAAAAGTATTAGAGCAAGAGTCACTGCCAAACCTGCGTTTACTTAATGTAAATGGCAAGGACCTAACGGAATACTTTGCTAAGGGCGATATCAGCCAAGTGTACTTGAACTTCTCTGATCCTTGGCCAAAGAAACGCCATGCAAAACGTCGCTTGACGCATGCTAATTTTTTGACACTCTATAAAGAGTTAATGCCAGACGGCGGCGAAGTTCATTTTAAAACGGATAATCGGGGATTATTTGAATTTTCACTTGTGAGTATGACGGATTTTGGCATGCAGCTCGTTGATCTTTCACTTGACCTACATGTCGAAGAGCCTGAAACGAACGTACGAACAGAGTACGAAGAAAAATTTGCTGCGAAGGGGCAGCCGATTTATCGCGTCGAAGCGAAATTTAACTAG
- a CDS encoding PepSY domain-containing protein yields MRLRDYMMGLGTGVVIGVVASQAATRYIPSVTADQVLEQVKDAFKQEGPIDGSWVYMKTEPFHIGFIETTVYKGGITRMKNGVTENYEFAADARTGSVLEIKHIS; encoded by the coding sequence ATGAGATTACGTGATTATATGATGGGGCTGGGAACTGGAGTCGTTATTGGCGTTGTGGCTTCCCAAGCAGCAACTCGCTACATTCCAAGCGTGACAGCAGATCAAGTATTAGAGCAAGTGAAAGACGCATTTAAACAAGAAGGGCCGATTGACGGTTCGTGGGTGTACATGAAGACGGAACCTTTTCATATCGGGTTCATTGAAACGACTGTTTACAAAGGCGGCATCACCCGTATGAAAAATGGCGTGACGGAAAACTATGAGTTTGCGGCAGATGCACGCACAGGCTCTGTGCTAGAAATTAAACACATCTCTTAA
- the dat gene encoding D-amino-acid transaminase — protein MEKVLWNDQLVGRDDVHISIEDRGYQFGDGIYEVVKVYNGDVFTATEHIDRLYASADKIGMAIPYTKDVLHHLIHQLIEVNELGTGIVYLQVTRGYSPRNHAFPTPAVEAVITGYTRESARPMQELQTGVPVCLVEDVRWLRCDIKSLNLLGNVMAKQYAVERGGFEAVQHRGEVITEGSSSNAYGIKNGTLYTHPVNNLILNGITRQVILDCCEEIGLPVVEEAFTKQQAFDMDEFFISSTGIEVMPVTRIDETPIGDGTPGKWTRKLQQAFEAKLPQQLHV, from the coding sequence ATGGAAAAAGTACTTTGGAATGATCAATTGGTTGGACGAGATGATGTACATATTAGCATCGAGGACCGCGGCTACCAATTCGGTGATGGGATCTATGAAGTAGTAAAAGTTTACAACGGAGATGTTTTTACTGCAACAGAACACATCGACCGTCTCTATGCGAGCGCAGACAAGATTGGTATGGCAATTCCTTACACAAAAGATGTGTTGCATCATTTGATTCATCAATTGATTGAGGTAAATGAATTAGGCACTGGCATTGTCTACCTGCAAGTGACACGCGGCTACTCGCCTCGTAATCATGCATTTCCGACGCCTGCTGTAGAAGCAGTCATCACAGGTTATACACGTGAATCTGCACGCCCTATGCAAGAATTACAAACTGGAGTACCCGTTTGTCTTGTTGAGGATGTACGTTGGTTGCGTTGTGATATCAAATCGCTGAACTTACTGGGCAATGTAATGGCGAAGCAATACGCAGTTGAAAGAGGTGGCTTCGAAGCTGTTCAACACCGCGGAGAAGTGATTACGGAAGGTTCATCTTCCAATGCATATGGCATAAAAAATGGAACTCTCTATACACACCCTGTTAACAATTTGATTTTAAATGGAATCACAAGACAAGTGATTTTGGATTGCTGTGAAGAAATTGGACTGCCTGTAGTGGAGGAAGCATTTACGAAGCAACAAGCATTCGACATGGATGAATTCTTTATTTCTTCGACAGGGATTGAAGTGATGCCTGTTACACGCATCGATGAAACACCAATTGGGGATGGCACACCTGGGAAATGGACTCGTAAGCTGCAACAAGCTTTCGAAGCAAAATTGCCACAGCAATTGCATGTCTAA
- a CDS encoding DUF84 family protein, whose translation MKCTIGTMNPAKVNAVKQASMRAGVEFELKTFDAKSGVAAQPISDEETRLGAINRASHALQETASDLAIGLEGGVKWIGDTLYLCNWGALITKDGHKYTAMGAGLPLPSEIATGIKEGRELGPLMDSYTNKENIRHNEGAIGVFTSGLITRSAMFEHIVLQLLGQWQRENSVD comes from the coding sequence GTGAAATGTACAATAGGAACAATGAACCCAGCTAAAGTGAATGCTGTAAAACAGGCAAGTATGCGTGCAGGTGTTGAATTCGAACTAAAAACCTTTGATGCAAAGTCAGGAGTCGCTGCCCAGCCGATTTCCGATGAAGAGACACGTTTAGGGGCTATAAATAGAGCTTCACATGCTTTACAAGAAACCGCTTCTGATTTAGCCATAGGATTAGAAGGTGGCGTTAAATGGATAGGGGACACTCTCTATCTCTGCAACTGGGGTGCCCTAATTACAAAAGACGGTCACAAGTATACAGCGATGGGAGCAGGTTTACCGCTGCCTAGTGAGATTGCTACTGGTATTAAAGAGGGGCGAGAACTTGGCCCTTTAATGGACAGCTACACAAACAAAGAAAATATTCGTCATAATGAAGGTGCCATTGGTGTGTTTACGAGTGGATTGATTACAAGAAGTGCTATGTTCGAACACATCGTTTTGCAGTTGCTAGGACAATGGCAGCGTGAAAATTCAGTTGATTGA
- a CDS encoding DNA translocase FtsK codes for MEWVKRLFRQEQEIDDIEESSFEEVKVTKQPPFRFPLISDDEKNYLLSKQPSAPVEPSHRPVYETSHQQRQSYETNYTAPKWSQETYKKPKEDAKPKPMNRSTKRYVPSVVPSPVFGLKKEQDSTESIARTMRTSHYDWSQHNQQEIEEEVTLPINSVKMDEPTYQQQAPMTKVAIPQEAEPVVPQITTPNKEPEVELEVEQPLESEVAATSSSDIPETIVEVTSEYHSEQDETIQTSEIQNEQPLEQKEKIKPFNVLMLSTDKKKLQQKQTQVVKENVPTQEHKPVEKTVILDTPVLKTAVVETPAVIPAYAMPNANFLHTPVHTTDDTEWMEQQAEHLMEALAHFQIQSDVISIVQGPAVTQFELTVAQGTKVSKIRNLTDDLKLALAAKDIRIQAPIPGRRSIGIEIPNRTSRAVQLAEVIEAPAFKQAESPLEVAMGLDLHGQPVTMDLRKMPHGLIAGATGSGKSVFINSLLISLLYKASPADLKLLLIDPKMVELAPFNHIPHLISPVITDVKAAAAALKWAVEEMERRYQLFAHAAVRDIARFNHQALEAREFSKKLPYIVIVIDELADMMMAAPQDVEDSICRIAQKARACGIHLVLATQRPSVDVITGLIKSNVPTRIAFAVSSQIDSRTILDQQGAERLLGKGDMLYLGSGMASPIRIQGTFVSDEEIDRIIAHARSQGEPDYLFKQEDLIVRAVEIEEQDEMFEEACRFIIENGAASTSLLQRKFHLGYNRAARLMDAMEAAGIITGQNGSKPREVLVSEEFLQEIL; via the coding sequence ATGGAATGGGTTAAACGACTATTTCGACAAGAACAAGAGATCGATGACATCGAAGAATCATCCTTTGAAGAAGTAAAAGTGACGAAACAACCACCTTTCCGTTTCCCTCTTATTTCTGACGATGAAAAAAATTATTTACTTTCAAAACAACCGAGTGCTCCAGTTGAGCCTTCGCATAGACCCGTATATGAAACCTCTCATCAACAAAGACAAAGTTATGAAACCAACTATACGGCTCCAAAATGGTCACAAGAGACCTATAAAAAGCCAAAAGAAGATGCTAAACCTAAGCCTATGAACAGGTCTACTAAACGCTATGTGCCTTCTGTAGTTCCTTCACCCGTTTTTGGTTTGAAAAAAGAACAAGACTCAACTGAGAGTATTGCTCGAACGATGCGCACGTCTCATTATGATTGGTCTCAGCATAACCAACAGGAAATCGAAGAAGAAGTCACTTTACCGATCAACTCTGTCAAGATGGATGAACCAACTTATCAACAGCAAGCTCCGATGACAAAAGTTGCGATTCCCCAAGAAGCAGAACCGGTCGTGCCCCAAATTACGACGCCAAACAAAGAACCAGAGGTAGAATTAGAAGTAGAGCAACCACTGGAATCTGAAGTAGCGGCAACAAGCAGTAGTGATATCCCTGAGACGATTGTCGAAGTCACAAGTGAGTATCATTCTGAACAAGATGAGACAATACAAACATCAGAAATACAAAATGAACAACCACTTGAACAAAAAGAAAAAATCAAACCATTCAATGTGTTAATGCTTTCAACAGACAAGAAGAAATTACAACAAAAGCAGACACAGGTAGTGAAAGAAAATGTTCCTACGCAAGAGCATAAGCCAGTTGAAAAGACAGTTATTCTGGATACACCTGTTTTGAAAACAGCGGTTGTTGAAACACCAGCTGTCATACCAGCCTATGCCATGCCTAATGCCAATTTTCTTCACACCCCTGTACATACGACAGATGATACCGAATGGATGGAGCAACAAGCTGAACACCTGATGGAGGCACTTGCTCATTTTCAAATCCAATCAGATGTGATTTCGATTGTACAAGGTCCAGCCGTAACGCAGTTTGAACTAACTGTAGCGCAGGGGACTAAAGTAAGTAAAATCCGTAACCTGACGGATGATCTGAAGCTTGCTCTAGCTGCTAAGGATATTCGTATCCAAGCTCCAATTCCGGGGCGCCGCTCCATTGGTATTGAGATCCCTAATCGAACATCTCGTGCCGTCCAATTGGCTGAAGTGATAGAAGCTCCTGCGTTTAAACAAGCAGAGTCTCCATTAGAAGTAGCTATGGGATTAGACTTGCACGGACAACCGGTAACAATGGATTTACGGAAGATGCCTCACGGATTGATAGCCGGGGCGACAGGATCTGGTAAATCCGTATTTATCAATTCATTACTTATCAGTCTGCTTTATAAAGCTTCACCAGCTGATTTAAAGCTGTTGTTGATTGACCCGAAAATGGTGGAACTTGCGCCATTCAACCATATCCCGCACTTGATTAGTCCAGTTATCACTGATGTGAAAGCAGCAGCAGCTGCACTGAAATGGGCAGTTGAAGAAATGGAACGTAGGTACCAGCTTTTTGCACATGCTGCGGTTCGAGACATTGCCCGTTTTAATCATCAAGCCTTGGAAGCACGCGAGTTTTCGAAAAAGCTTCCTTATATCGTAATTGTTATCGATGAACTAGCCGATATGATGATGGCTGCTCCACAAGATGTAGAAGATTCCATTTGTCGTATTGCTCAAAAAGCGCGCGCTTGTGGGATTCATCTTGTACTGGCAACTCAGCGTCCAAGTGTCGATGTCATAACGGGTCTAATTAAGTCGAACGTACCAACACGCATTGCGTTTGCTGTCTCTTCACAAATTGATTCTCGTACAATCTTGGATCAACAAGGGGCAGAGCGACTTCTTGGAAAAGGCGACATGCTCTATTTAGGAAGTGGAATGGCAAGTCCAATCCGTATTCAAGGTACATTTGTGTCAGATGAAGAAATTGATCGCATTATTGCACATGCTCGCTCACAGGGTGAACCTGATTATTTATTCAAGCAAGAAGACTTAATCGTACGAGCTGTCGAAATTGAAGAACAAGATGAAATGTTTGAAGAAGCTTGCCGTTTTATTATCGAGAACGGAGCGGCTTCGACCTCACTATTGCAGAGAAAGTTCCACTTAGGCTATAATCGAGCAGCACGCCTAATGGATGCCATGGAAGCAGCAGGTATCATCACAGGCCAAAACGGTAGTAAACCACGCGAAGTACTCGTCTCAGAAGAGTTTTTGCAAGAAATATTGTAA
- a CDS encoding thioredoxin family protein translates to MIELQSKEQFDELKQGNTVFLFTADWCPDCTFIHPFMPEVEQKFSQFTFVSVDRDKFIEICQEMDVFGIPSFIVFEHGLETKRYVNKDRKTQQQIEEFLDGSLA, encoded by the coding sequence ATGATCGAATTACAATCTAAAGAACAGTTTGATGAACTAAAGCAGGGCAATACAGTATTTTTATTCACAGCCGACTGGTGTCCAGACTGTACATTTATACACCCATTTATGCCAGAAGTAGAACAAAAATTTAGTCAGTTTACATTCGTTTCTGTAGACCGTGATAAATTTATTGAAATCTGTCAAGAGATGGATGTTTTTGGAATTCCGAGCTTCATCGTCTTCGAACATGGACTGGAAACAAAGCGCTATGTTAACAAAGACCGTAAAACGCAACAACAAATTGAAGAGTTTTTAGACGGTTCACTCGCGTGA
- a CDS encoding diacylglycerol kinase family protein yields MKRIVFIVNPAAGNGRAQSKWQTIRPQLTLQHEVYVTEFPRHGVALAREICAVKKETLLIVIGGDGTVHEVIEGCAGAAHVSITLLSAGSGNDFARTFTAVQSAKEIEQLASDSTKKQLMRMGNIATKIQQAIFVNNTGFGFDAKVVFETNRSLWKRRLNRFGLGKLAYYGVVVKEMLSYRPSAMELVVEHQTYRFQNVWFVVVCNQPYFGGGMKISPKSNPEDDTLEVTVVANISRWKLLLLFGTVFIGWHTKIKAVHSFSGTLFQFSFAETTIGHADGEYCGELKPGERAEVKLLPQTWAMPVK; encoded by the coding sequence ATGAAACGAATTGTATTCATCGTCAATCCAGCAGCGGGTAATGGCAGAGCGCAATCCAAATGGCAAACCATTCGACCGCAACTCACTTTACAGCACGAAGTGTATGTTACAGAGTTTCCTCGTCATGGCGTTGCGCTTGCGCGAGAAATTTGTGCTGTAAAGAAAGAGACCTTGTTAATCGTCATTGGTGGAGACGGGACGGTCCATGAAGTAATTGAAGGGTGTGCAGGAGCCGCACATGTCTCGATCACTTTGCTTTCAGCTGGAAGTGGCAACGACTTTGCGCGAACCTTCACAGCTGTGCAATCTGCTAAAGAAATCGAGCAACTAGCAAGTGATTCCACAAAAAAACAGCTAATGAGAATGGGGAACATTGCTACAAAAATCCAACAAGCTATTTTTGTGAACAATACAGGTTTTGGCTTTGATGCAAAAGTAGTCTTTGAGACAAATCGATCCCTTTGGAAAAGAAGATTAAATCGCTTTGGCCTTGGAAAACTGGCTTACTACGGTGTGGTCGTAAAAGAAATGCTAAGCTATAGACCTTCTGCAATGGAACTAGTAGTCGAACATCAAACGTATCGATTTCAGAATGTCTGGTTTGTAGTTGTCTGCAATCAACCGTATTTTGGCGGTGGAATGAAAATCTCCCCAAAGTCGAATCCAGAAGATGACACGCTTGAAGTGACCGTGGTCGCCAATATTTCAAGGTGGAAATTATTACTTTTATTTGGTACGGTCTTTATAGGCTGGCATACTAAAATTAAAGCAGTGCATAGTTTTTCAGGCACCTTGTTTCAATTTTCCTTTGCTGAAACAACCATCGGTCATGCAGATGGTGAATATTGTGGAGAGTTAAAGCCTGGCGAACGGGCGGAAGTAAAGCTACTGCCACAAACTTGGGCAATGCCCGTGAAATAG
- a CDS encoding MBL fold metallo-hydrolase translates to MDTYQFGEFKFTWLKGGTTNMDGGAMFGVVPKPLWSKRYPVNEQNQIELPCDPLLIQTKDHTILLESGLNAGKFDEKKKRNYGITDESLVKEQLRELGLTPADITIVIMTHMHFDHASGLTNLEEDGSYSSTFPNATIYVSDVEWNEMRSPNVRSRNTYWKENWESIQQQVQTFSESHEVIPGITMIHTGGHSDGHSIIKMEQGEETIIHFADLMPTHAHQSPLWVLAYDDYPMTSVFTKEKLVKEVLENGYWVSFYHDSFYRLLKWSPDGKEIVDSVKRTV, encoded by the coding sequence ATGGACACGTATCAATTTGGGGAATTTAAATTTACTTGGTTAAAAGGCGGAACGACTAACATGGATGGGGGAGCCATGTTCGGTGTGGTTCCCAAACCACTATGGTCAAAACGCTATCCTGTGAACGAACAAAATCAAATCGAATTGCCTTGCGACCCATTATTGATTCAAACGAAGGATCATACGATTTTATTGGAGTCGGGATTAAATGCAGGGAAGTTTGACGAAAAGAAGAAGCGCAATTACGGGATTACAGATGAATCTCTAGTTAAAGAACAACTCCGAGAACTGGGATTAACTCCAGCTGACATCACAATTGTTATCATGACCCACATGCACTTCGACCACGCGTCAGGCTTAACAAACCTTGAAGAGGACGGAAGCTATAGTTCGACGTTTCCGAATGCCACTATCTATGTATCTGATGTGGAATGGAATGAGATGCGTTCACCAAACGTTCGTTCACGCAATACATACTGGAAAGAAAATTGGGAATCCATCCAGCAGCAAGTGCAAACATTCTCAGAGTCACACGAAGTCATTCCTGGTATAACAATGATTCATACAGGTGGACATAGCGATGGTCACAGTATTATCAAAATGGAGCAGGGCGAAGAAACGATTATCCATTTCGCAGACTTAATGCCAACACATGCCCACCAAAGTCCTTTATGGGTTCTGGCCTATGATGATTATCCGATGACTTCAGTGTTTACGAAAGAGAAGCTTGTGAAAGAAGTTCTTGAAAATGGCTACTGGGTCAGTTTCTATCATGACTCGTTTTATCGTTTACTGAAATGGTCGCCAGATGGGAAAGAAATCGTAGATTCTGTAAAACGAACAGTCTAA